One Candidatus Cloacimonadaceae bacterium genomic window, AAAACCATCTATCATGGTTCATCGCCGAAGAGCAGATCGTAAAAAGCAACCGGCTCAATATCTCCGTCTTCTTGGTCAAGACGGCGGTGATTCTGATCCTTTGGTTGACGGGAATGCTCAATATCAGATCTTTCTTTGCGGTAACGGTGATGGCACTGCTTGCCAACGCGCTTGTCTTACAAATCGTGTTGAAAAAGCGCATGGGCTTTCATTGGGATCGTTTGCTCTTCAAAGCCGAGATCAAGTATGGCATGGTCGTCTATATGGGTGCGTTCTTTGCCTTTCTGCACTATCGCATCGATCAGATTGTGATCAAAGTCCTGCTTGGCACCGCCGAACTGGGAGTTTATACTATATCGGTGACTCTCGCGGAACTGCTGTTTTTGATCCCGATCAGCGTCACCTCCGCGCTCACCGGAAAGCTCTATAACACCGAGGACAAGGCAAGCGGAAGAATGATCACCGCCCGGACGGTGAAGCTGACTCTCTATGTGTGCGCTTTCTTTGCGGTGATCGGCATGGCGGTCAGTTTCCTGATCCCGCTTATCTATGGTGTTGCCTATCAGGGGGCGGTTATTAGCACGATCATCCTGCTCACGGGAGTGACCTTTGCCTCCGTGGCAAAGGTGTCAGCACCATATTTCTTCACCCAGGGCAGACCGGTCGTCCATCTGATCATCACCTTTGCCACGCTGCTTTTAAACGGAGGCTTGAACCTC contains:
- a CDS encoding oligosaccharide flippase family protein codes for the protein MGYKANITSNLINQCIRIVLGLFTSIIVARSLGPQGQGYLAYIVLVFTLLGTYGHLGINNAVMYFQKRSGYDHDKLFRLNTGFLFLMFFVISVGVIVLRTAGVVLSEYSYYFIALGLIYVISQFLFENHLSWFIAEEQIVKSNRLNISVFLVKTAVILILWLTGMLNIRSFFAVTVMALLANALVLQIVLKKRMGFHWDRLLFKAEIKYGMVVYMGAFFAFLHYRIDQIVIKVLLGTAELGVYTISVTLAELLFLIPISVTSALTGKLYNTEDKASGRMITARTVKLTLYVCAFFAVIGMAVSFLIPLIYGVAYQGAVISTIILLTGVTFASVAKVSAPYFFTQGRPVVHLIITFATLLLNGGLNLILIPRMGINGAALASSISYVCYGGYYLAVFVKVEKFTCRDLFQLSAADFKLFGKSKDAGL